A window of the Xenopus laevis strain J_2021 chromosome 9_10L, Xenopus_laevis_v10.1, whole genome shotgun sequence genome harbors these coding sequences:
- the stx4.L gene encoding syntaxin 4 L homeolog encodes MRDRTKELRQDDSDSEADEHKVFIVTVSNGSKDETEINEQFLQTTRQIRDSLQLLREKVKELDASQMKVLTTPIPEENMKKDLQEIREDIKRMAKDIRAKLQSIEVKEDEEHIRSSVHARMRKTQHGVLSQQFIELINHCNSLQTQYRDNNVKRIKRQLQITGHNVTDEQFDEMLETGQTDVFTCNILKDTQLTKQALNEIEARHEEIMKLEKSIVELHDMFMYLAMEVEAQGETIDNIEKNIMRSNDYVEKAREQLSQAVENKQKARKKKLYIAICVLILVIVLIIIITVAVMS; translated from the exons ATGAGGGACCGGACCAAGGAGCTCAGGCAG GATGACAGCGACTCGGAGGCTGATGAGCACAAGGTTTTCATTGTGACTGTATCCAATGGGAGCAAAGATGAGACGGAAATTAATGAGCAGTTTTTACAGACG ACCCGCCAGATACGGGACTCGCTGCAACTTCTCCGGGAGAAAGTCAAAGAGCTGGATGCAAGTCAGATGAAAGTCCTCACTACACCCATCCCCGAGGAGA ATATGAAGAAGGATTTACAGGAGATTCGGGAAGACATTAAACGCATGGCCAAAGATATCCGCGCCAAACTCCAGA GTATTGAAGTGAAGGAGGATGAAGAGCATATCCGAAGTTCTGTGCATGCACGCATGAGAAAAACACAG CACGGGGTCCTCTCTCAGCAATTCATTGAGCTGATTAATCACTGCAACAGTCTGCAGACCCAGTACAGGGATAACAATGTGAAGAGGATCAAGCGGCAGCTGCAGATCA CCGGACACAATGTCACCGATGAGCAGTTTGATGAGATGCTGGAGACTGGGCAGACTGACGTGTTCACGTGCAAT ATCCTTAAGGACACGCAGCTCACTAAGCAGGCTCTGAATGAGATAGAAGCCCGCCATGAGGAGATTATGAAACTGGAGAAGAGCATTGTGGAGCTGCACGACATGTTCATGTATTTGGCCATGGAGGTAGAAGCCCAG GGTGAAACAATAGACAATATAGAGAAGAATATTATGCGGTCTAACGATTATGTGGAGAAAGCCCGAGAGCAGCTAAGCCAAGCCGTGGAGAACAAACAAAAGGCCAGAAAG AAGAAATTGTACATTGCCATTTGCGTCCTTATCCTTGTCATcgtcctcatcatcatcattactGTGGCTGTGATGAGTTAA
- the MGC82378 gene encoding uncharacterized protein LOC432284 (The RefSeq protein has 3 substitutions compared to this genomic sequence) codes for MSNKNTAFLEVKDEPEAPQFVLAGRRYCCLNCHKTFPNQPRARRHCEANHADGDPSSPNTKKRATRGEQRHQCVHCNKSYKSASLLRNHARSHTGEKPFACKECGHSFMQPICLKVHMATHSGQLPFPCEHCEKAYATPSKLRIHQRLHTGERPFSCPDCGKGFADPSVLRKHMRSHAGLRPFQCQLCDKSYSELKDLKNHERSHTGEKPFLCSDCGKAFSRACSLTCHLRIHAAEKPYKCTTCGKDFTQLSSYQSHQRIHSGEKPYLCPQCGRMFSDPSSFRRHQRAHQGVKPYQCDKCGKPFRQPADLAMHQRIHTGERPFRCPDCDKSFVASWDLKRHRLSHSSERPFQCQECGKGFAERSGLSKHQRSHSGERPYKCTECGKSFVVSSSLRKHERTHQKPEQDATMKREETTTCEKCSLSFPSMMDLRNHQKTHPELRPFRCDQCEKRFVDKAGLRKHQRIHSDVRPYVCSTCRKAFLVPSDLRKHQRTHSKEVKEKEEEGITTLTLHPAVEPPPLYDPLVSFLEKVAEGNMEVIDPSPSN; via the coding sequence ATGTCCAATAAGAACACGGCCTTCCTTGAGGTGAAGGATGAGCCTGAAGCCCCCCAGTTTGTGTTGGCCGGTCGGCGTTACTGCTGCTTAAACTGCCACAAGACTTTCCCTAACCAGCCCCGTGCCCAGCGCCACTGTGAGGCCAACCATGCCGACGGAGACCCCAGCTCTCCCAATACAAAGAAACGGGCAACGAGGGGCGAGCAGAGGCACCAGTGTGTGCACTGCAACAAGTCCTACAAGTCGGCATCATTGTTGCGCAACCACGCCCGCAgccacacgggggagaaaccatttgcTTGCAAGGAGTGTGGACATTCCTTTATGCAGCCAATCTGCCTGAAGGTGCACATGGCGACCCACAGTGGGCAACTCCCCTTCCCCTGTGAGCATTGTGAGAAAGCCTACGCTACGCCTTCCAAATTGCGCATTCACCAGAGACTCCATACAGGAGAGCGGCCCTTTTCTTGCCCAGACTGTGGTAAGGGCTTTGCTGACCCCTCGGTTTTACGCAAGCACATGCGCAGCCATGCCGGCTTGCGCCCATTTCAGTGCCAGCTGTGTGACAAGTCCTACAGTGAGCTGAAAGATCTGAAAAACCACGAGCGTAgccacactggagagaaaccattctTGTGCTCGGACTGCGGCAAGGCCTTCTCACGGGCATGCTCGCTCACGTGCCACCTGCGCATCCACGCCGCAGAGAAACCTTACAAGTGTACCACATGTGGCAAAGACTTTACCCAGTTGTCTTCATACCAGAGCCACCAGCGCATACACTCCGGGGAGAAGCCCTACTTGTGTCCCCAGTGCGGCAGAATGTTCTCTGACCCCTCCAGTTTCCGCCGGCACCAACGAGCGCACCAGGGAGTCAAACCGTACCAGTGTGACAAATGCGGAAAACCCTTCCGGCAGCCGGCAGACTTGGCAATGCACCAGCGCATCCACACGGGCGAGAGGCCCTTCCGCTGCCCAGACTGTGATAAGAGCTTTGTGGCATCATGGGATCTGAAACGCCACCGGTTGTCGCACAGCAGCGAGAGACCTTTCCAGTGCCAAGAATGCGGCAAAGGCTTTGCAGAGCGATCCGGGCTTAGTAAACACCAACGATCTCATAGCGGAGAGCGACCTTATAAATGCACAGAGTGCGGGAAAAGCTTTGTGGTGTCCTCCAGCCTAAGGAAGCATGAGAGAACCCACCAGAAACCTGAGCAAGATGCCACCATGAAGAGAGAAGAGACCACCACTTGTGAGAAATGCTCCCTCAGCTTCCCCAGCATGATGGACCTGCGCAACCACCAGAAAACGCACCCGGAGCTGCGGCCCTTCCGCTGTGATCAGTGTGAGAAGGGATTCGTAGACAAGGCAGGACTCAAAAAACATCAGCGGATTCATAGTGATGTGCGCCCTTATGTTTGCTCCACTTGTAGGAAGGCCTTTCTGGTTCCCTCCGACCTGCGAAAGCACCAGCGGACGCACAGCAAAGAGGTGAAAGAAAAAGAGGAGGAAGGAATAACCACCCTGACTCTCCATCCAGCTGTGGAACCTCCTCCTCTCTATGATCCCTTGGTGTCCTTCCTGGAGAAGGTCGCAGAGGGAAATATGGAGGTCATCGACCCTTCTCCTTCCAACTGA
- the MGC82378 gene encoding uncharacterized protein LOC432284 isoform X1 produces the protein MMSNKNTAFLEVKDEPEAPQFVLAGRRYCCLNCHKTFPNQPRAQRHCEANHADGDPSSPNTKKRATRGEQRHQCVHCNKSYKSASLLRNHARSHTGEKPFACKECGHSFMQPICLKVHMATHSGQLPFPCEHCEKAYATPSKLRIHQRLHTGERPFSCPDCGKGFADPSVLRKHMRSHAGLRPFQCQLCDKSYSELKDLKNHERSHTGEKPFLCSDCGKAFSRACSLTCHLRIHAAEKPYKCTTCGKDFTQLSSYQSHQRIHSGEKPYLCPQCGRMFSDPSSFRRHQRAHQGVKPYQCDKCGKPFRQPADLAMHQRIHTGERPFRCPDCDKSFVASWDLKRHRLSHSSERPFQCQECGKGFAERSGLSKHQRSHSGERPYKCTECGKSFVVSSSLRKHERTHQKPEQDATMKREETTTCEKCSLSFPSMMDLRNHQKTHPELRPFRCDQCEKGFVDKAGLKKHQRIHSDVRPYVCSTCRKAFLVPSDLRKHQRTHSKEVKEKEEEGITTLTLHPAVEPPPLYDPLVSFLEKVAEGNMEVIDPSPSN, from the coding sequence ATGATGTCCAATAAGAACACGGCCTTCCTTGAGGTGAAGGATGAGCCTGAAGCCCCCCAGTTTGTGTTGGCCGGTCGGCGTTACTGCTGCTTAAACTGCCACAAGACTTTCCCTAACCAGCCCCGTGCCCAGCGCCACTGTGAGGCCAACCATGCCGACGGAGACCCCAGCTCTCCCAATACAAAGAAACGGGCAACGAGGGGCGAGCAGAGGCACCAGTGTGTGCACTGCAACAAGTCCTACAAGTCGGCATCATTGTTGCGCAACCACGCCCGCAgccacacgggggagaaaccatttgcTTGCAAGGAGTGTGGACATTCCTTTATGCAGCCAATCTGCCTGAAGGTGCACATGGCGACCCACAGTGGGCAACTCCCCTTCCCCTGTGAGCATTGTGAGAAAGCCTACGCTACGCCTTCCAAATTGCGCATTCACCAGAGACTCCATACAGGAGAGCGGCCCTTTTCTTGCCCAGACTGTGGTAAGGGCTTTGCTGACCCCTCGGTTTTACGCAAGCACATGCGCAGCCATGCCGGCTTGCGCCCATTTCAGTGCCAGCTGTGTGACAAGTCCTACAGTGAGCTGAAAGATCTGAAAAACCACGAGCGTAgccacactggagagaaaccattctTGTGCTCGGACTGCGGCAAGGCCTTCTCACGGGCATGCTCGCTCACGTGCCACCTGCGCATCCACGCCGCAGAGAAACCTTACAAGTGTACCACATGTGGCAAAGACTTTACCCAGTTGTCTTCATACCAGAGCCACCAGCGCATACACTCCGGGGAGAAGCCCTACTTGTGTCCCCAGTGCGGCAGAATGTTCTCTGACCCCTCCAGTTTCCGCCGGCACCAACGAGCGCACCAGGGAGTCAAACCGTACCAGTGTGACAAATGCGGAAAACCCTTCCGGCAGCCGGCAGACTTGGCAATGCACCAGCGCATCCACACGGGCGAGAGGCCCTTCCGCTGCCCAGACTGTGATAAGAGCTTTGTGGCATCATGGGATCTGAAACGCCACCGGTTGTCGCACAGCAGCGAGAGACCTTTCCAGTGCCAAGAATGCGGCAAAGGCTTTGCAGAGCGATCCGGGCTTAGTAAACACCAACGATCTCATAGCGGAGAGCGACCTTATAAATGCACAGAGTGCGGGAAAAGCTTTGTGGTGTCCTCCAGCCTAAGGAAGCATGAGAGAACCCACCAGAAACCTGAGCAAGATGCCACCATGAAGAGAGAAGAGACCACCACTTGTGAGAAATGCTCCCTCAGCTTCCCCAGCATGATGGACCTGCGCAACCACCAGAAAACGCACCCGGAGCTGCGGCCCTTCCGCTGTGATCAGTGTGAGAAGGGATTCGTAGACAAGGCAGGACTCAAAAAACATCAGCGGATTCATAGTGATGTGCGCCCTTATGTTTGCTCCACTTGTAGGAAGGCCTTTCTGGTTCCCTCCGACCTGCGAAAGCACCAGCGGACGCACAGCAAAGAGGTGAAAGAAAAAGAGGAGGAAGGAATAACCACCCTGACTCTCCATCCAGCTGTGGAACCTCCTCCTCTCTATGATCCCTTGGTGTCCTTCCTGGAGAAGGTCGCAGAGGGAAATATGGAGGTCATCGACCCTTCTCCTTCCAACTGA